A genomic window from Paramormyrops kingsleyae isolate MSU_618 chromosome 23, PKINGS_0.4, whole genome shotgun sequence includes:
- the LOC111854311 gene encoding semaphorin-6D codes for MVPVPKMQPFLAIVFTLTSCILSVSSTATPFPKDLEPINIVGQQQSQLHPGFQGLTSDNDTARLGLDFQRMLRINHMLYIAARDHVFAVNLSTSTEQIVPQQKLTWKTKDVEKCTVRGKNSDECYNYIKVLVPRDDETLFACGSNAFNPTCRNYKMSTLEQDGEEVVGQARCPFESRQSNVGLFAGGDFYSATMTDFLASDAVIYRSLGEGSPVLRTVKYDSKWLREPHFLHAIEYGNYVYFFLSEIAIEYTTLGKVVFSRVARVCKNDNGGSPRVLERYWTSFLKARLNCSVPGDSFFYFDVLQSLTNVLQINQRPAVVGVFTTQANSITGSAVCAFYMDDIERVFNGRFKEQKSSESAWTPVPEDQVPKPRPGCCAGDGPAAAYKSSITFPDEMLTFIKSYPLMDEAVPSVNDRPCFTLTGSRYKLTQVAVDPSAGPYRNYTVLFLGSEDGRVLKVLASVHPNATFGSQLLEDIDVYNPSKCNVQGEDRRVLGLELDKEHHALFVAFSSCVIRVPLSRCSDYGSCKMSCLASRDPYCIWLKTGSCATSAPGFRAGFEQDVENDHTEHADSCHDVLATTRKQNTAIDSAYGVRRFPEADKSSNSVHYTLLIACVLVAFILGAILSGFLVSCYCSYNVHKTKRLGKDPEASISHALSLRSLAKLNGLLDSQGKDEKLDVPSPKLYNSFLPNGKEHHSSGNCRSGVGMDLTPHHHSEELSGLPTPDSTPELPIKSMKAFRNQWEKNQNCNNAKDSRPPSLGCSRSSSSIAQQAFPFSHGLAEGQALGGALHLEDRKIPNAERLMPQPYPCYPQTVVDVTTLDELLRHIHETSAAGGKNLALLTSALLPSGGPMAYSGRAQAQIPDTESSSYYSSSTLPRDSLTRRLDVPPDMPPSQSTLERTSRHPTQRHGLLAPSKMATNGSIVSRQHSFNHRSGHQPPPLLARMNSVGSASEVHHPLMGTGSSHLARQHNYSEGPQGSRGALIRRSSSLKPDLPPKPHFLPATSPVNPRDKFNY; via the exons ATGGTGCCAGTTCCAAAGATGCAGCCATTTCTTGCCATAGTATTTACCCTTACTTCCTGCATCCTGTCCGTCTCCTCCACGGCCACGCCTTTCCCCAAAGATCTGGAGCCAATCAACATTGTCGGCCAGCAGC AATCCCAGCTGCACCCAGGGTTTCAAGGGCTGACGTCCGACAACGACACAGCACGCTTAGGCCTGGACTTCCAGAGGATGCTGCGAATCAACCACATGCTTTACATAGCAGCCAG GGATCACGTGTTTGCGGTCAACCTCAGTACCTCGACGGAGCAGATTGTTCCCCAGCAG AAGCTGACCTGGAAGACGAAGGATGTGGAGAAGTGCACAGTCAGGGGGAAAAACAGC GACGAGTGCTACAACTACATCAAAGTTCTGGTGCCCAGAGACGACGAGACGCTGTTTGCCTGCGGCTCCAACGCTTTCAACCCCACCTGCCGCAATTACAAG ATGTCCACACTTGAGCAGGATGGGGAGGAGGTGGTGGGCCAAGCTCGCTGTCCCTTCGAGTCCCGGCAGTCCAATGTGGGGCTCTTTGCTG GGGGTGACTTCTACTCAGCCACCATGACTGACTTCCTGGCAAGCGACGCCGTGATCTACCGCAGCCTCGGTGAGGGAAGTCCAGTCTTGCGCACTGTGAAGTATGACTCCAAGTGGCTACGAG AGCCTCATTTTCTCCATGCCATTGAATATGGGAACTACGTGTATTTCTTCCTAAGTGAGATCGCAATAGAGTACACCACACTTGGCAAG GTTGTATTTTCACGGGTGGCACGGGTCTGCAAGAATGACAATGGTGGCTCCCCACGGGTGCTGGAGCGCTATTGGACCTCGTTCCTGAAGGCCCGGCTGAACTGCTCGGTCCCGGGGGACTCCTTCTTCTACTTTGATGTGCTGCAGTCACTCACCAACGTGCTGCAGATCAATCAGCGGCCTGCCGTGGTGGGCGTCTTCACCACCCAGGCCAACAG CATCACGGGCTCGGCCGTGTGCGCCTTCTACATGGACGACATCGAGCGCGTCTTCAACGGGAGGTTCAAGGAGCAGAAGAGCAGCGAGTCGGCCTGGACCCCGGTGCCAGAAGATCAGGTTCCCAAGCCCAG GCCCGGATGCTGTGCGGGTGACGGCCCAGCGGCCGCCTACAAATCCTCCATCACCTTCCCCGACGAAATGCTGACCTTCATTAAGTCCTACCCACTCATGGATGAGGCGGTGCCCTCCGTCAATGACCGGCCCTGCTTCACCCTCACCGGCAGCAG ATACAAGTTAACCCAGGTTGCTGTGGACCCCTCCGCCGGGCCCTACAGGAACTACACCGTGCTGTTTCTGGGCTCGGAGGACGGCAGGGTGCTGAAGGTGCTGGCCAGTGTCCACCCCAACGCCACCTTCGGCTCGCAGCTCCTGGAAGACATCGACGTCTACAACCCCTCCAA GTGTAACGTGCAAGGGGAGGACCGGAGAGTCCTGGGCCTGGAACTGGACAAGGAGCACCACGCCCTGTTCGTGGCCTTCTCCAGCTGCGTCATCCGCGTCCCCCTCAGCCGCTGCTCTGACTATGGCTCCTGCAAGAT GAGCTGCTTGGCTTCCCGTGACCCATACTGCATCTGGCTGAAGACAGGAAGCTGTGCCACCAGTGCACCAGGCTTTAG GGCCGGGTTCGAGCAGGATGTTGAGAACGACCACACCGAACACGCGGACAGCTGCCATG ATGTACTGGCCACCACACGGAAGCAGAACACAGCTATCGATTCGGCTTACG GTGTCCGACGTTTTCCCGAGGCAGACAAATCCAGCAACAGTGTCCACTACACCCTCCTGATCGCCTGTGTCTTGGTGGCCTTCATCCTGGGTGCCATCCTCTCAGGGTTCCTGGTGTCCTGCTACTGCAGCTACAATGTCCATAAGACTAAGAGGCTCGGCAAGGACCCTGAGGCATCCATTTCCCATGCTCTGTCCCTGCGAAGTCTGGCCAAACTCAATGGCTTGTTGGATAGCCAGGGTAAGGATGAAAAGTTGGACGTTCCCTCACCCAAGCTATATAATTCCTTCCTGCCCAACGGGAAGGAGCACCATTCAAGCGGGAACTGCCGGTCTGGTGTGGGGATGGACCTCACCCCACATCACCACTCTGAGGAGCTCTCAGGCCTGCCTACGCCAGACTCAACCCCGGAGCTGCCCATCAAAAGTATGAAGGCCTTCAGGAATCAATGGGAGAAGAACCAAAACTGCAACAATGCCAAAGACTCAAGGCCACCAAGTTTGGGCTGTTCCCGGTCCAGCTCAAGCATCGCCCAGCAGGCGTTTCCCTTCTCTCATGGTCTGGCGGAAGGGCAGGCCCTTGGCGGCGCCCTTCACCTGGAGGACCGGAAGATCCCCAACGCTGAGCGGCTGATGCCCCAGCCTTATCCCTGCTATCCCCAGACGGTGGTGGACGTCACCACTCTGGACGAGCTTCTCAGGCACATCCATGAGACCAGCGCGGCCGGTGGTAAGAACCTGGCCCTCTTGACTTCGGCCTTGCTCCCCAGCGGTGGACCCATGGCCTACAGTGGTCGGGCCCAGGCACAGATTCCCGACACGGAGTCGTCCTCGTACTACAGCTCCTCCACGCTGCCTCGGGACAGCCTGACACGCCGCCTGGATGTCCCGCCCGACATGCCGCCCTCTCAGTCTACCCTGGAGAGGACCTCGCGCCATCCAACACAACGACACGGCCTGTTAGCGCCCTCGAAGATGGCCACCAACGGCAGCATCGTATCCCGCCAGCATAGCTTCAACCATCGCAGTGGGCACCAGCCACCTCCCTTGTTGGCACGGATGAACTCCGTGGGCAGTGCCAGTGAAGTGCACCATCCTCTTATGGGCACCGGCAGCAGCCACCTAGCTCGCCAGCACAACTACAGCGAAGGGCCCCAGGGTTCTCGGGGGGCCCTGATTCGCCGGAGCTCCTCCCTCAAACCCGACCTGCCACCCAAGCCCCACTTCCTCCCTGCCACCTCCCCTGTCAACCCACGGGATAAGTTCAACTACTGA